Proteins from a genomic interval of Trifolium pratense cultivar HEN17-A07 linkage group LG6, ARS_RC_1.1, whole genome shotgun sequence:
- the LOC123890666 gene encoding mitochondrial outer membrane protein porin 6-like produces MANGPAPFSEIGKRARDLLYKDYNFDHKFIFSVPNSTGLGLTATGLKKDQFFVGDISGLYKSGNVVVDVKVDTHNNVSTKVTLNDVFHSKKVALSFNIPDHKSGKLDVQYLHPHAAIDSSIGLNPAPRLELSAAIGSKDISMGAEVGFNTTSASFTKYNAGIAFNKPDFSATLMLADKGEALKASYIHYVNRPDGLTVAAELAHKLSSSENRFTIGTSQLIDPKTVLKTRFSDDGKAAFQCQRAWRPNSLITLSAEYDSTKIFGSPAKFGLALSLKP; encoded by the exons ATGGCCAATGGTCCAGCACCGTTTTCCGAGATTGGCAAAAGAGCAAGAG ACCTGTTGTACAAGGATTATAACTTCGACCACAAGTTTATCTTTTCAGTGCCAAATTCCACTGGATTG GGCCTTACAGCTACAGGGTTGAAGAAGGATCAATTTTTTGTTGGTGACATAAGTGGGCTTTACAAGAGTGGAAACGTTGTAGTGGATGTCAAAGTTGATACACACAATAAT GTATCTACAAAAGTGACTTTGAACGATGTTTTCCACAGTAAAAAAGTAGCTTTGAGCTTCAATATACCTGACCACAAGTCAGGAAAG TTGGATGTGCAGTATCTTCATCCTCATGCAGCTATTGATTCCAGTATTGGCTTGAACCCGGCCCCTCGATTGGAGCTTTCAGCTGCAATTGGAAGCAAAGATATATCTATGGGTGCTGAAGTTGGATTCAATACAACTTCTGCTTCATTCACGAAATATAATGCCGGAATTGCCTTCAATAAACCAGATTTCTCTGCAACACTTATGCT GGCTGATAAAGGAGAGGCCCTGAAGGCATCATACATTCATTATGTGAACCGCCCAGATGGATTAACAGTTGCTGCTGAACTTGCTCACAAACTGTCCTCCTCCGAGAATAGATTCACCATTGGAACCTCACAGTTAATAGATCCAAAAACAGTTTTGAAGACTCGATTCAGTGATGATGGTAAAGCTGCCTTCCAATGCCAACGAGCGTGGAGGCCAAATTCACTCATAACCCTGTCTGCTGAGTACGACTCCACAAAGATCTTTGGCTCACCCGCCAAATTTGGTCTTGCTCTTTCTCTCAAGCCTTAA
- the LOC123889992 gene encoding hydroxymethylglutaryl-CoA lyase, mitochondrial-like isoform X2, with product MREITNTRELRNAFDKYDKNVLSRCLNWTSRENDNHHAASYVVNHHFTADHNDRCRKEFSSKLLKNIPDFVKIVEVGARDGLQNEKVIVPTDVKTKLIKLLVSSGLSVVEATSFVSPKWVPQLADAKDVLAAIRDVEGASFPVLTPNLKGFEAAVAAGAKEVAVFPAASESFSKANLNCGIEDNLARCRDIASASRSLSIPVRGYISCVVGCPLEGKISPAKVAYVAKSLYEMGISEISLGDTIGVGTPGTVIPMLEAVLDVVPVDKLAVHFHDTYGQALSNILISLQMGISTVDSSVSGLGGCPYAKGATGNVATEDVVYMLNGLGVKTNVDLGKLMLAGDFICKHLGRASGSKAATALNKVTNNASKL from the exons atgag GGAAATTACAAACACAAGAGAACTTAGGAATGCATTTGACAAATACGATAAAAACGTTTTGTCTCGATGCCTGAACTGGACTTCGAGGGAAAATGATAATCATCATGCTGCCAGCTATGTGGTAAACCATCATTTTACAGCTGATCACAATGATAGATGCAGAAAGGAGTTCTCAAGTAAG CTTCTTAAAAATATTCCAGACTTTGTTAAGATAGTGGAGGTTGGTGCAAGGGATGGATTGCAAAATGAGAAGGTTATTGTTCCCACTGATGTGAAAACTAAATTGATAAAACTGCTAGTTTCTTCTGGGTTGTCCGTTGTTGAGGCGACGAGTTTTGTCTCACCAAAATGGGTGCCACAG TTGGCAGATGCAAAGGATGTATTGGCAGCAATCCGAGACGTTGAAGGTGCTAGCTTTCCTGTCTTAACTCCAAATCTCAAA GGTTTTGAGGCAGCTGTTGCCGCTGGTGCTAAGGAAGTGGCTGTTTTTCCTGCTGCTTCTGAATCATTCTCTAAAGCCAATCTCAATTGTGGCATTGAGGATAACCTTGCTCGTTGCCGTGACATTGCTTCAGCTTCTAGAAGCCTCTCGATCCCAGTTCGTGG ATACATATCATGTGTTGTGGGATGTCCTCTGGAAGGGAAAATTTCTCCAGCAAAAGTAGCATACGTTGCAAAATCACTTTATGAGATGGGGATCTCTGAGATTTCATTAGGGGATACAATTGGTGTTGGTACACCGg GTACCGTCATTCCTATGCTTGAAGCTGTTCTTGATGTTGTTCCAGTTGACAAGCTTGCTGTCCACTTTCATGATACTTACGGTCAAGCACTTTCAAATATTCTAATTTCACTTCAG ATGGGGATCAGCACAGTGGATTCATCAGTCTCTGGTCTTGGAGGTTGTCCATATGCAAAAGGTGCAACTGGGAATGTTGCCACTGAGGATGTTGTTTATATGCTGAATGGACTTGGAGTTAAAACTAATGTGGACCTTGGTAAACTTATGCTTGCTGGGGATTTCATCTGCAAGCATTTAGGACGTGCATCTGGTTCAAAAGCTGCAACTGCATTGAATAAAGTTACAAATAATGCTTCCAAACTGTGA
- the LOC123890667 gene encoding 10 kDa chaperonin, mitochondrial-like produces the protein MSKRLIPLFNRVLVQKIVAPSKTTAGILLPEKSSKLNSGKVVAVGPGLHGKDGKLLPVAVKEGDTVLLPEYGGTEVKLDNKEYFLYRDDDILGTLHD, from the exons ATGTCGAAGCGATTGATTCCACTATTCAATCGTGTTTTGGTTCAGAAAATCGTTGCTCCATCAAAAACCACCGCTGGCATCTTGTTACCGGAGAAATCCTCCAAG CTGAATTCTGGAAAAGTTGTTGCTGTTGGCCCTGGCCTTCATGGTAAGGATGGGAAACTCCTTCCTGTGGCCGTAAAGGAAGGTGACACTGTTCTCTTACCTGAATATGGAGGAACTGAAGTGAAGCTTGATAACAAAGA GTACTTTTTGTATAGAGATGATGATATATTGGGGACACTGCATGATTGA
- the LOC123889992 gene encoding hydroxymethylglutaryl-CoA lyase, mitochondrial-like isoform X1 translates to MHKIVQRVRFFNRSSLLTHSHFDQSQLVSAFSNSVTMDQTRTVQFLHFREITNTRELRNAFDKYDKNVLSRCLNWTSRENDNHHAASYVVNHHFTADHNDRCRKEFSSKLLKNIPDFVKIVEVGARDGLQNEKVIVPTDVKTKLIKLLVSSGLSVVEATSFVSPKWVPQLADAKDVLAAIRDVEGASFPVLTPNLKGFEAAVAAGAKEVAVFPAASESFSKANLNCGIEDNLARCRDIASASRSLSIPVRGYISCVVGCPLEGKISPAKVAYVAKSLYEMGISEISLGDTIGVGTPGTVIPMLEAVLDVVPVDKLAVHFHDTYGQALSNILISLQMGISTVDSSVSGLGGCPYAKGATGNVATEDVVYMLNGLGVKTNVDLGKLMLAGDFICKHLGRASGSKAATALNKVTNNASKL, encoded by the exons ATGCACAAAATTGTTCAAAGGGTGCGATTCTTCAATCGTTCATCACTTCTAACACACTCACACTTCGACCAATCTCAACTTGTTTCCGCCTTTTCAAACTCAGTTACAATGGATCAAACTCGCACTGTTCAATTTCTTCATTTTCG GGAAATTACAAACACAAGAGAACTTAGGAATGCATTTGACAAATACGATAAAAACGTTTTGTCTCGATGCCTGAACTGGACTTCGAGGGAAAATGATAATCATCATGCTGCCAGCTATGTGGTAAACCATCATTTTACAGCTGATCACAATGATAGATGCAGAAAGGAGTTCTCAAGTAAG CTTCTTAAAAATATTCCAGACTTTGTTAAGATAGTGGAGGTTGGTGCAAGGGATGGATTGCAAAATGAGAAGGTTATTGTTCCCACTGATGTGAAAACTAAATTGATAAAACTGCTAGTTTCTTCTGGGTTGTCCGTTGTTGAGGCGACGAGTTTTGTCTCACCAAAATGGGTGCCACAG TTGGCAGATGCAAAGGATGTATTGGCAGCAATCCGAGACGTTGAAGGTGCTAGCTTTCCTGTCTTAACTCCAAATCTCAAA GGTTTTGAGGCAGCTGTTGCCGCTGGTGCTAAGGAAGTGGCTGTTTTTCCTGCTGCTTCTGAATCATTCTCTAAAGCCAATCTCAATTGTGGCATTGAGGATAACCTTGCTCGTTGCCGTGACATTGCTTCAGCTTCTAGAAGCCTCTCGATCCCAGTTCGTGG ATACATATCATGTGTTGTGGGATGTCCTCTGGAAGGGAAAATTTCTCCAGCAAAAGTAGCATACGTTGCAAAATCACTTTATGAGATGGGGATCTCTGAGATTTCATTAGGGGATACAATTGGTGTTGGTACACCGg GTACCGTCATTCCTATGCTTGAAGCTGTTCTTGATGTTGTTCCAGTTGACAAGCTTGCTGTCCACTTTCATGATACTTACGGTCAAGCACTTTCAAATATTCTAATTTCACTTCAG ATGGGGATCAGCACAGTGGATTCATCAGTCTCTGGTCTTGGAGGTTGTCCATATGCAAAAGGTGCAACTGGGAATGTTGCCACTGAGGATGTTGTTTATATGCTGAATGGACTTGGAGTTAAAACTAATGTGGACCTTGGTAAACTTATGCTTGCTGGGGATTTCATCTGCAAGCATTTAGGACGTGCATCTGGTTCAAAAGCTGCAACTGCATTGAATAAAGTTACAAATAATGCTTCCAAACTGTGA
- the LOC123889992 gene encoding hydroxymethylglutaryl-CoA lyase, mitochondrial-like isoform X3 — MEITNTRELRNAFDKYDKNVLSRCLNWTSRENDNHHAASYVVNHHFTADHNDRCRKEFSSKLLKNIPDFVKIVEVGARDGLQNEKVIVPTDVKTKLIKLLVSSGLSVVEATSFVSPKWVPQLADAKDVLAAIRDVEGASFPVLTPNLKGFEAAVAAGAKEVAVFPAASESFSKANLNCGIEDNLARCRDIASASRSLSIPVRGYISCVVGCPLEGKISPAKVAYVAKSLYEMGISEISLGDTIGVGTPGTVIPMLEAVLDVVPVDKLAVHFHDTYGQALSNILISLQMGISTVDSSVSGLGGCPYAKGATGNVATEDVVYMLNGLGVKTNVDLGKLMLAGDFICKHLGRASGSKAATALNKVTNNASKL; from the exons At GGAAATTACAAACACAAGAGAACTTAGGAATGCATTTGACAAATACGATAAAAACGTTTTGTCTCGATGCCTGAACTGGACTTCGAGGGAAAATGATAATCATCATGCTGCCAGCTATGTGGTAAACCATCATTTTACAGCTGATCACAATGATAGATGCAGAAAGGAGTTCTCAAGTAAG CTTCTTAAAAATATTCCAGACTTTGTTAAGATAGTGGAGGTTGGTGCAAGGGATGGATTGCAAAATGAGAAGGTTATTGTTCCCACTGATGTGAAAACTAAATTGATAAAACTGCTAGTTTCTTCTGGGTTGTCCGTTGTTGAGGCGACGAGTTTTGTCTCACCAAAATGGGTGCCACAG TTGGCAGATGCAAAGGATGTATTGGCAGCAATCCGAGACGTTGAAGGTGCTAGCTTTCCTGTCTTAACTCCAAATCTCAAA GGTTTTGAGGCAGCTGTTGCCGCTGGTGCTAAGGAAGTGGCTGTTTTTCCTGCTGCTTCTGAATCATTCTCTAAAGCCAATCTCAATTGTGGCATTGAGGATAACCTTGCTCGTTGCCGTGACATTGCTTCAGCTTCTAGAAGCCTCTCGATCCCAGTTCGTGG ATACATATCATGTGTTGTGGGATGTCCTCTGGAAGGGAAAATTTCTCCAGCAAAAGTAGCATACGTTGCAAAATCACTTTATGAGATGGGGATCTCTGAGATTTCATTAGGGGATACAATTGGTGTTGGTACACCGg GTACCGTCATTCCTATGCTTGAAGCTGTTCTTGATGTTGTTCCAGTTGACAAGCTTGCTGTCCACTTTCATGATACTTACGGTCAAGCACTTTCAAATATTCTAATTTCACTTCAG ATGGGGATCAGCACAGTGGATTCATCAGTCTCTGGTCTTGGAGGTTGTCCATATGCAAAAGGTGCAACTGGGAATGTTGCCACTGAGGATGTTGTTTATATGCTGAATGGACTTGGAGTTAAAACTAATGTGGACCTTGGTAAACTTATGCTTGCTGGGGATTTCATCTGCAAGCATTTAGGACGTGCATCTGGTTCAAAAGCTGCAACTGCATTGAATAAAGTTACAAATAATGCTTCCAAACTGTGA